The Pan troglodytes isolate AG18354 chromosome 1, NHGRI_mPanTro3-v2.0_pri, whole genome shotgun sequence genome includes a region encoding these proteins:
- the CHTOP gene encoding chromatin target of PRMT1 protein isoform X3, protein MAAQSAPKVVLKSTTKMSLNERFTNMLKNKQPTPVNIRASMQQQQQLASARNRRLAQQMENRPSVQAALKLKQKSLKQRLGKSNIQARLGRPIGALARGAIGGRGLPIIQRGLPRGGLRGGRATRTLLRGGMSLRGRGMIGRGRGGFGGRGRGRGRGRGALARPVLTKEQLDNQLDAYMSKTKGHLDAELDAYMAQTDPETND, encoded by the exons ATGGCTGCACAGTCAGCGCCGAAAGTTGTGCTAAAAAGCACCACCAAGATGTCTCTAAATGAGCG CTTTACTAATATGCTGAAGAACAAACAGCCGACGCCAGTGAATATTCGGGCTTCGATGCAGCAACAACAGCAGCTAGCCAGTGCCAGAAACAGAAGACTGGCCCAGCAGATGGAGAATAGACCCTCTGTCCAGGCAGCATTAAAACTTAAGCAG AAGAGCTTAAAGCAGCGCCTGGGTAAGAGTAACATCCAGGCACGGTTAGGCCGACCCATAGGGGCCCTGGCCAGGGGAGCAATCGGAGGACGAGGCCTACCCATAATCCAGAGAGGCTTGCCCAGAGGAGGACTACGTGGGGGACGTGCCACCAGAACCCTACTTAGGGGCGGGATGTCGCTCCGAG GTCGGGGTATGATAGGTCGGGGAAGAGGGGGctttggaggccgaggccgaggccgTGGACGAGGGAGAGGTGCCCTTGCTCGCCCTGTATTGACCAAGGAGCAGCTGGACAACCAATTGGATGCATATATGTCGAAAACAAAAGGACACCTGGATGCTGAGTTGGATGCCTACATGGCGCAGACAGATCCTGAAACCAATGATTGA
- the CHTOP gene encoding chromatin target of PRMT1 protein isoform X1: protein MAAQSAPKVVLKSTTKMSLNERFTNMLKNKQPTPVNIRASMQQQQQLASARNRRLAQQMENRPSVQAALKLKQKSLKQRLGKSNIQARLGRPIGALARGAIGGRGLPIIQRGLPRGGLRGGRATRTLLRGGMSLRGQNLLRGGRAVAPRMGLRRGGVRGRGGPGRGGLGRGAMGRGGIGGRGRGMIGRGRGGFGGRGRGRGRGRGALARPVLTKEQLDNQLDAYMSKTKGHLDAELDAYMAQTDPETND, encoded by the exons ATGGCTGCACAGTCAGCGCCGAAAGTTGTGCTAAAAAGCACCACCAAGATGTCTCTAAATGAGCG CTTTACTAATATGCTGAAGAACAAACAGCCGACGCCAGTGAATATTCGGGCTTCGATGCAGCAACAACAGCAGCTAGCCAGTGCCAGAAACAGAAGACTGGCCCAGCAGATGGAGAATAGACCCTCTGTCCAGGCAGCATTAAAACTTAAGCAG AAGAGCTTAAAGCAGCGCCTGGGTAAGAGTAACATCCAGGCACGGTTAGGCCGACCCATAGGGGCCCTGGCCAGGGGAGCAATCGGAGGACGAGGCCTACCCATAATCCAGAGAGGCTTGCCCAGAGGAGGACTACGTGGGGGACGTGCCACCAGAACCCTACTTAGGGGCGGGATGTCGCTCCGAG GTCAAAACCTGCTCCGAGGTGGACGAGCCGTAGCTCCCCGAATGGGCTTAAGAAGAGGTGGTGTTCGAGGTCGTGGAGGTCCTGGGAGAGGGGGCCTAGGGCGTGGAGCTATGGGTCGTGGCGGAATCGGTGGTAGAG GTCGGGGTATGATAGGTCGGGGAAGAGGGGGctttggaggccgaggccgaggccgTGGACGAGGGAGAGGTGCCCTTGCTCGCCCTGTATTGACCAAGGAGCAGCTGGACAACCAATTGGATGCATATATGTCGAAAACAAAAGGACACCTGGATGCTGAGTTGGATGCCTACATGGCGCAGACAGATCCTGAAACCAATGATTGA
- the CHTOP gene encoding chromatin target of PRMT1 protein isoform X2 translates to MAAQSAPKVVLKSTTKMSLNERFTNMLKNKQPTPVNIRASMQQQQQLASARNRRLAQQMENRPSVQAALKLKQSLKQRLGKSNIQARLGRPIGALARGAIGGRGLPIIQRGLPRGGLRGGRATRTLLRGGMSLRGQNLLRGGRAVAPRMGLRRGGVRGRGGPGRGGLGRGAMGRGGIGGRGRGMIGRGRGGFGGRGRGRGRGRGALARPVLTKEQLDNQLDAYMSKTKGHLDAELDAYMAQTDPETND, encoded by the exons ATGGCTGCACAGTCAGCGCCGAAAGTTGTGCTAAAAAGCACCACCAAGATGTCTCTAAATGAGCG CTTTACTAATATGCTGAAGAACAAACAGCCGACGCCAGTGAATATTCGGGCTTCGATGCAGCAACAACAGCAGCTAGCCAGTGCCAGAAACAGAAGACTGGCCCAGCAGATGGAGAATAGACCCTCTGTCCAGGCAGCATTAAAACTTAAGCAG AGCTTAAAGCAGCGCCTGGGTAAGAGTAACATCCAGGCACGGTTAGGCCGACCCATAGGGGCCCTGGCCAGGGGAGCAATCGGAGGACGAGGCCTACCCATAATCCAGAGAGGCTTGCCCAGAGGAGGACTACGTGGGGGACGTGCCACCAGAACCCTACTTAGGGGCGGGATGTCGCTCCGAG GTCAAAACCTGCTCCGAGGTGGACGAGCCGTAGCTCCCCGAATGGGCTTAAGAAGAGGTGGTGTTCGAGGTCGTGGAGGTCCTGGGAGAGGGGGCCTAGGGCGTGGAGCTATGGGTCGTGGCGGAATCGGTGGTAGAG GTCGGGGTATGATAGGTCGGGGAAGAGGGGGctttggaggccgaggccgaggccgTGGACGAGGGAGAGGTGCCCTTGCTCGCCCTGTATTGACCAAGGAGCAGCTGGACAACCAATTGGATGCATATATGTCGAAAACAAAAGGACACCTGGATGCTGAGTTGGATGCCTACATGGCGCAGACAGATCCTGAAACCAATGATTGA
- the CHTOP gene encoding chromatin target of PRMT1 protein isoform X4, translating to MAAQSAPKVVLKSTTKMSLNERFTNMLKNKQPTPVNIRASMQQQQQLASARNRRLAQQMENRPSVQAALKLKQSLKQRLGKSNIQARLGRPIGALARGAIGGRGLPIIQRGLPRGGLRGGRATRTLLRGGMSLRGRGMIGRGRGGFGGRGRGRGRGRGALARPVLTKEQLDNQLDAYMSKTKGHLDAELDAYMAQTDPETND from the exons ATGGCTGCACAGTCAGCGCCGAAAGTTGTGCTAAAAAGCACCACCAAGATGTCTCTAAATGAGCG CTTTACTAATATGCTGAAGAACAAACAGCCGACGCCAGTGAATATTCGGGCTTCGATGCAGCAACAACAGCAGCTAGCCAGTGCCAGAAACAGAAGACTGGCCCAGCAGATGGAGAATAGACCCTCTGTCCAGGCAGCATTAAAACTTAAGCAG AGCTTAAAGCAGCGCCTGGGTAAGAGTAACATCCAGGCACGGTTAGGCCGACCCATAGGGGCCCTGGCCAGGGGAGCAATCGGAGGACGAGGCCTACCCATAATCCAGAGAGGCTTGCCCAGAGGAGGACTACGTGGGGGACGTGCCACCAGAACCCTACTTAGGGGCGGGATGTCGCTCCGAG GTCGGGGTATGATAGGTCGGGGAAGAGGGGGctttggaggccgaggccgaggccgTGGACGAGGGAGAGGTGCCCTTGCTCGCCCTGTATTGACCAAGGAGCAGCTGGACAACCAATTGGATGCATATATGTCGAAAACAAAAGGACACCTGGATGCTGAGTTGGATGCCTACATGGCGCAGACAGATCCTGAAACCAATGATTGA